One Aneurinibacillus migulanus genomic region harbors:
- a CDS encoding DUF3231 family protein, producing MGVLSGNPQQEPMHYGEVFGVWSYLVGAQGMLAGYQTLINHTGDKDLRKFLEDTIQNVIKPEIEQTQTLLKNNGVALPPAPPERPGASLENIPAGARFTDPEIAASVSKDIAAGLVACSQMMGQAIREDVALMFGQFHMKKAQYGATLLRINKEKGWLIPPPLQVQAREPVHS from the coding sequence ATGGGTGTGTTAAGTGGAAATCCACAGCAAGAGCCAATGCATTATGGTGAAGTATTTGGAGTATGGAGCTATTTAGTGGGAGCGCAAGGAATGTTAGCTGGTTATCAAACGCTAATTAACCATACAGGTGATAAGGATTTAAGAAAATTCCTAGAGGATACGATTCAAAATGTCATAAAGCCTGAAATTGAACAAACACAAACATTGCTTAAAAACAATGGCGTTGCATTACCACCTGCTCCTCCAGAACGTCCTGGAGCTTCATTAGAAAACATTCCAGCAGGCGCACGTTTTACAGATCCAGAAATTGCAGCTTCTGTCTCTAAAGATATTGCAGCTGGTCTTGTTGCTTGCAGCCAAATGATGGGACAAGCCATTCGAGAAGATGTTGCTCTTATGTTTGGGCAGTTTCATATGAAAAAAGCACAATATGGAGCTACATTGTTAAGAATAAACAAAGAAAAAGGATGGTTAATCCCTCCTCCGCTCCAAGTCCAAGCGAGAGAACCTGTTCATAGCTAA
- a CDS encoding NADP-dependent oxidoreductase: MRAVAFSSYGPPDVLRVMEFDDPQAGIGQVRVRVKAAGVQPFDWAVRSSGWTPPGLTVHFPQVLGNEFTGVVDQIGDGVTGFSVGSEVLGWALMACYAEYVVVSVDQIVHKPQNMPWEEAGVITASGQTAHTALKELGVGEGDIVLIHAAAGGVGTFAVQLARAWGATVIGTASERNHDYLRSLGAIPVTYGDGLVDRVRALTPNGVDAALDAIGGGALHSSLELIKNKNRIGTLVEYAAAEQLGVRCIRSQRAKVRLAELVELYVQGKLHPYIWKSFPLYQAADAHREVETGHVRGKVVLTVD, from the coding sequence ATGAGGGCAGTTGCGTTTTCTTCTTATGGTCCGCCGGATGTTTTGCGTGTGATGGAATTTGATGACCCTCAGGCAGGCATAGGTCAAGTCCGAGTTAGGGTCAAAGCTGCAGGAGTACAACCATTCGACTGGGCGGTGCGTAGTAGTGGTTGGACACCGCCCGGTTTGACGGTGCATTTTCCGCAGGTTCTCGGTAACGAGTTCACAGGTGTGGTTGATCAAATCGGTGATGGTGTCACAGGTTTCTCTGTTGGCAGTGAAGTGCTAGGCTGGGCTTTGATGGCTTGTTATGCCGAATATGTGGTGGTCAGCGTAGACCAGATTGTGCACAAGCCACAGAACATGCCCTGGGAGGAGGCTGGTGTAATAACAGCTTCTGGACAAACTGCCCATACCGCGCTTAAGGAACTGGGTGTTGGCGAAGGTGACATCGTATTGATCCATGCCGCCGCTGGTGGAGTCGGAACTTTCGCGGTGCAGCTGGCTCGGGCCTGGGGTGCTACTGTCATTGGTACCGCTAGCGAACGCAACCATGATTACCTTCGCTCGCTTGGTGCAATTCCCGTCACTTATGGAGACGGCCTTGTCGATAGAGTACGGGCCCTCACACCTAATGGTGTGGACGCCGCCCTTGACGCCATTGGCGGCGGTGCCCTGCATTCCTCGCTTGAACTCATTAAAAACAAAAATCGAATCGGTACGCTCGTTGAGTATGCAGCCGCAGAGCAATTGGGGGTCCGCTGCATTCGCAGCCAGCGGGCCAAGGTTCGGCTTGCTGAACTTGTTGAGCTGTACGTTCAGGGAAAGCTGCACCCCTATATATGGAAATCATTCCCGCTGTACCAAGCCGCGGACGCACATAGAGAAGTCGAGACCGGGCATGTCCGCGGAAAGGTCGTTCTCACGGTAGACTAA
- a CDS encoding GerAB/ArcD/ProY family transporter, which produces MNKSIKNKLTLLQYILGINAAQIGTSILTLPSDLAKITDTDGWVSIVIGWLIANTVSLCIIGVMAKHPGATVYDVLTCYLGKWLGGAWMIVWTSSALFIAVIIFYRVLELIQLWVLSNTSNALIAVLFMIPVFMVFRGGIRIFARYAEFVFFFTLWLPILLLVPLKDAEFIFMLPLLKEGLLPIVHAVPPTLISFIGFEFAFILYPYLENKQAAAKGIIIANTITLLMYLQITVSCFLYFSPDEITRILWPVLTLIKPIEFPFLERFEIIFISYYMFIFSAVFMPFIFIVTSNLKQLCNKRIWQLPAYIVLSLILASSFVYIPTHSQLQVISEWWNREAYIVSYAFPVLFFLYVTWYTRWKNKSLF; this is translated from the coding sequence ATGAACAAGTCCATAAAAAACAAACTTACGCTCTTACAATATATTCTTGGCATCAACGCAGCACAGATAGGAACGAGCATCCTGACTTTGCCTTCAGACTTAGCAAAAATAACAGATACCGATGGATGGGTTTCCATTGTTATTGGATGGCTTATCGCTAACACTGTAAGTTTATGCATAATTGGTGTCATGGCAAAGCATCCAGGCGCTACTGTATATGATGTGCTCACATGTTATCTGGGAAAATGGCTTGGCGGGGCATGGATGATCGTCTGGACATCTTCTGCTTTATTTATTGCCGTTATTATTTTCTATCGTGTATTAGAACTGATCCAACTATGGGTTTTATCTAACACATCTAACGCCTTGATCGCTGTTCTTTTTATGATTCCTGTATTTATGGTTTTTCGTGGTGGTATACGAATTTTCGCACGGTATGCAGAGTTTGTCTTTTTCTTTACACTTTGGCTACCGATTTTATTATTGGTCCCCTTAAAGGATGCTGAATTTATTTTTATGCTGCCTCTGTTAAAAGAAGGCTTGCTCCCTATTGTGCATGCAGTACCACCCACTCTGATTTCATTTATCGGATTTGAATTTGCGTTTATCCTTTATCCTTATCTAGAAAACAAACAAGCAGCCGCGAAAGGAATAATCATAGCCAATACGATTACTTTACTTATGTATTTACAGATTACAGTCAGCTGCTTTCTTTACTTTAGCCCAGATGAAATCACGCGAATTTTATGGCCCGTACTTACACTCATAAAACCGATTGAATTTCCTTTCCTCGAACGGTTTGAAATTATTTTTATATCCTACTACATGTTCATCTTTTCAGCCGTATTTATGCCTTTTATCTTTATTGTCACAAGCAATCTTAAACAACTCTGTAATAAGCGAATTTGGCAGCTCCCCGCATACATTGTGCTGTCACTTATACTTGCTTCTTCCTTTGTTTATATACCAACTCATAGTCAACTTCAAGTCATAAGCGAATGGTGGAACCGAGAAGCCTATATTGTATCTTATGCTTTTCCGGTTTTATTTTTTCTTTATGTTACATGGTATACCCGCTGGAAAAATAAATCATTATTTTAA
- a CDS encoding AAA family ATPase, with product MKKIVCLVGESGSGKSTIAQLLKEQHGHTSIPSYTTRSPRHSEEKGHVFVSQKEFDAIRADLVAYTKFSGAEYGATRQQIEQHDIYIIDPAGIDGLAKHIGRENMTVIYIRVDTAERHRRMEADRGPEKAKERIIHDIGKFAGFDDYDIALNNRTRNDLERNVVLVHELIEFEKEQP from the coding sequence ATGAAAAAAATCGTTTGCCTGGTTGGAGAATCAGGAAGCGGAAAATCAACGATTGCTCAACTGCTAAAAGAACAACATGGGCATACATCTATTCCAAGTTATACTACACGCTCGCCGCGCCATTCAGAGGAAAAAGGGCATGTATTTGTTAGTCAAAAGGAATTTGACGCTATTCGCGCTGACCTAGTGGCTTATACAAAATTCTCCGGTGCTGAGTACGGAGCTACCCGACAACAAATTGAACAACATGATATCTACATCATCGACCCAGCTGGGATTGATGGACTGGCTAAACATATCGGACGAGAAAACATGACTGTCATTTATATACGGGTGGACACTGCGGAAAGACACCGACGCATGGAAGCGGACCGAGGCCCTGAAAAAGCAAAAGAACGAATTATACATGACATTGGAAAGTTTGCTGGCTTTGATGATTATGATATTGCCCTCAACAACCGTACCAGGAATGATTTAGAACGAAATGTAGTCCTTGTTCATGAACTCATTGAGTTTGAAAAAGAGCAGCCTTAG
- a CDS encoding DUF4269 domain-containing protein: MFKTITYLKSGNKNQRRAFNVINELGILNDLAKYNPVLCGTIPISIDVEGSDLDIVMEVHDFKMFKYEINSLYGEHDKFTLREMMIGSTPTITTNFEFDGFEFELFGQPRAVEQQNAYRHMIIEHHLLKMHPHIRSEIIRLKKEGIKTEPAFAQVFELEGDPYDELLVLGRKLGALI; encoded by the coding sequence ATTTTTAAAACGATAACCTACTTGAAATCTGGTAACAAAAATCAACGTCGTGCATTCAATGTTATTAACGAATTAGGAATCTTAAATGATTTGGCTAAATATAATCCTGTGTTATGTGGAACTATACCAATTTCAATTGATGTTGAGGGTTCCGATTTAGATATTGTAATGGAAGTTCACGATTTTAAGATGTTTAAGTATGAGATTAACTCTTTATATGGCGAACATGATAAATTTACCTTAAGAGAAATGATGATAGGAAGTACACCAACAATAACAACAAATTTTGAATTTGATGGCTTTGAATTTGAATTATTTGGTCAGCCTAGGGCAGTTGAACAACAAAATGCTTATCGCCACATGATCATTGAGCATCATCTTCTAAAAATGCACCCTCACATAAGAAGTGAAATTATTCGGCTAAAGAAAGAAGGAATTAAAACCGAGCCAGCTTTTGCCCAAGTTTTTGAATTAGAAGGAGACCCATATGATGAACTTCTTGTTTTAGGAAGGAAACTAGGGGCACTCATTTAA
- the blaOXA gene encoding class D beta-lactamase yields the protein MSSFVFMLLVGAVGFTFQAYAQESGKETASKEKLNIKKLNVNEFFQDHEGAFILRDVKNRTTFVYNQERANERVTPESTFKIPNALIGLQVKAVRDEYDVKRWDGIKRQFDTWNHDHTLGSAMRDSAIWYYQDMARDIGEQPMKQWIQKISYGNQDISGGIDQFWLNSSLKISPLEEVDFMESLYKEELPFDKSVMKTVKRMMIQEEGDDYTLYGKTGTRLSDLGLGWFVGFIKVGEHPYVFVTNINGSGTEAKNITLNILKKYHILSKN from the coding sequence ATTAGCTCATTTGTCTTTATGTTACTTGTAGGAGCAGTAGGCTTTACTTTTCAAGCTTATGCTCAAGAATCAGGCAAAGAAACTGCATCTAAGGAAAAGCTTAATATTAAAAAGCTGAACGTTAATGAATTTTTCCAAGATCATGAAGGAGCTTTTATACTACGTGATGTTAAGAACAGAACCACCTTTGTCTATAACCAAGAGAGGGCCAATGAGAGAGTAACCCCGGAGTCTACTTTTAAAATTCCTAATGCTTTAATCGGATTACAAGTAAAAGCTGTTCGAGATGAGTATGATGTAAAACGATGGGACGGCATAAAAAGACAGTTTGACACATGGAACCATGACCATACTCTTGGTTCAGCAATGCGTGATTCTGCCATATGGTATTATCAAGATATGGCTAGAGATATTGGAGAACAACCTATGAAACAATGGATCCAGAAAATTTCCTACGGTAATCAAGATATAAGCGGAGGAATCGATCAATTCTGGTTAAATAGTTCTTTAAAAATCTCTCCATTGGAAGAAGTAGATTTTATGGAAAGTTTATATAAAGAAGAACTTCCTTTCGATAAATCTGTAATGAAAACGGTTAAACGAATGATGATTCAGGAGGAAGGAGATGACTATACACTATACGGAAAAACAGGAACCAGATTATCAGATTTAGGCTTAGGGTGGTTTGTTGGTTTTATCAAAGTAGGAGAGCACCCTTATGTTTTTGTTACAAACATTAATGGTTCAGGTACAGAAGCGAAAAATATTACATTAAACATTTTGAAAAAATATCATATACTAAGCAAAAATTAA
- a CDS encoding carbohydrate binding domain-containing protein yields the protein MSKKYKSKTSLTKSKKIKISQVNRIRNGGFENSTLSPWIPRGGGPGQILLTTTNPHSGLQAVRIAALPNQNLSITQRTLLLRTGRIYQVDFWVRRITAATTGFLRIRLGPLFLNLPIELIPLSTYRQFTIGFSVPRSGGLRFVTRELEVRVISTTNLTDIVIDDVSLSL from the coding sequence ATGTCCAAAAAGTACAAATCTAAAACTTCGTTAACTAAAAGCAAAAAAATAAAAATATCACAAGTTAATAGAATCCGAAATGGTGGGTTCGAAAACTCAACACTTAGCCCGTGGATTCCAAGAGGAGGAGGACCAGGACAAATTCTCTTAACTACTACAAACCCTCATAGTGGATTGCAGGCTGTCAGAATCGCTGCTCTTCCTAACCAGAACCTTTCAATCACTCAAAGAACCCTTCTACTAAGGACAGGAAGAATTTATCAGGTTGATTTTTGGGTTCGTAGAATAACAGCTGCAACTACTGGGTTTCTCAGGATAAGGCTTGGTCCCCTTTTCTTAAATCTTCCTATCGAACTAATCCCACTTTCCACCTATAGGCAATTTACAATAGGATTTTCAGTTCCTCGAAGCGGAGGATTGAGATTTGTAACCAGAGAGTTAGAAGTCAGAGTAATTTCAACTACTAATCTAACAGATATTGTAATAGATGATGTTTCTCTTAGTTTATAG
- a CDS encoding GNAT family N-acetyltransferase, whose translation MSEIKIRNAQLTDISELTSLIYGYLEFYKRPIPPKEKIEEMITYLINHPEEGFQLVAEENGGLIGFTTVNAIWSTTRMQKIALLNDLFIDPERRKKGAGETLLTSTIQLAKEKGYPLVRLLTAADNVIAQSLYDKTGGNAPGWKVYDYQL comes from the coding sequence ATGTCAGAAATTAAAATTCGTAATGCGCAGCTAACGGATATCTCTGAATTAACTTCTTTAATCTATGGGTATCTTGAATTTTACAAGCGACCGATTCCACCTAAAGAAAAGATAGAAGAAATGATTACTTACCTCATAAATCATCCAGAAGAGGGGTTTCAATTAGTTGCTGAGGAAAACGGAGGTTTAATTGGATTTACGACGGTAAATGCGATTTGGAGTACAACACGTATGCAGAAAATAGCCCTTCTTAATGATTTATTTATAGATCCGGAACGTAGAAAAAAAGGGGCCGGGGAAACATTACTAACATCAACAATCCAACTAGCAAAAGAAAAAGGATATCCACTAGTTCGACTATTAACGGCAGCCGATAACGTGATTGCACAATCACTATACGATAAAACAGGAGGAAATGCCCCTGGTTGGAAGGTATATGATTATCAATTATAA
- a CDS encoding AbrB/MazE/SpoVT family DNA-binding domain-containing protein: protein MHEMGIVRKLDKLGRIVFPIEVRDNLGIKPGDGLEIFVNGEQIILKKYAPGCIFCDSISGIVEYKGKRICTSCLEDIENNK, encoded by the coding sequence ATGCACGAAATGGGAATTGTTCGTAAACTAGACAAGTTAGGAAGAATTGTATTCCCTATTGAAGTACGAGATAACCTAGGAATAAAACCAGGAGATGGTCTGGAAATCTTTGTGAATGGCGAACAAATTATTTTAAAAAAATACGCGCCTGGATGTATTTTCTGTGACTCTATATCTGGGATTGTCGAATATAAAGGAAAAAGAATTTGTACTTCTTGCTTGGAAGATATAGAAAACAATAAATAA
- a CDS encoding GNAT family N-acetyltransferase, whose translation MKIELQKVSIEEKHILRHLLELYQYDFSEFDLEDVNEYGLYGYAYLDHYWTEEGRYPFLFRVDGKLAGFALVRQIEDGTYSVAEFFVMKKYRRTGVGRDVAFRLFDMFKGLWKIAEIEENKPAQEFWKKTIKEYTKNDFKEIKEADWDGPIQIFKTR comes from the coding sequence ATGAAAATTGAACTACAAAAGGTTAGCATTGAAGAGAAGCATATTTTAAGACATTTATTAGAGCTGTATCAGTATGATTTTAGTGAATTTGATTTAGAGGACGTTAACGAGTATGGTTTATACGGATATGCGTATTTAGATCATTATTGGACAGAGGAAGGAAGGTATCCTTTTCTTTTTAGGGTAGATGGTAAGTTAGCCGGCTTTGCTTTAGTGAGGCAAATAGAGGATGGTACGTATTCAGTAGCAGAGTTTTTTGTGATGAAAAAATATCGACGTACAGGAGTAGGGCGCGATGTTGCATTCCGATTATTCGATATGTTTAAGGGTTTATGGAAGATAGCAGAAATAGAAGAAAATAAGCCAGCTCAGGAGTTTTGGAAGAAAACGATAAAAGAGTATACCAAGAATGATTTCAAAGAAATAAAAGAAGCAGACTGGGACGGGCCTATACAGATATTTAAAACACGATAG
- a CDS encoding LysR family transcriptional regulator: MELLQLHYFRTVARLEHITKAAQELHIAQPALSKTIARLEKDLGVPLFDRQGRQIRLNTFGKAFLRNVETALTALEEGRREVADLAGMKRGVIYLATSTLDRLSEPLGAFLSLYPEVNFRITQASMEEMAELIENGEIDFCFTAMPIKCAGIREQPVLNEEVFLAVPPGHRFAEQRSICLSDVADEPFIAYKEEHPFRKMNDEFCRKAGITPNVVCEVEEPAAIGSLVRAGLGVAFVGACKNNEESLLIKLHIDNPVCQRTFQIAWLEKRYLSVAARTFREFIVQYFAELQISVR, from the coding sequence ATGGAACTGTTGCAACTGCATTATTTTCGAACGGTCGCCAGGTTGGAACACATAACGAAGGCAGCGCAAGAACTTCATATCGCACAGCCTGCTCTCAGCAAGACCATTGCCCGGTTGGAAAAAGATTTGGGCGTACCATTATTTGACCGTCAGGGAAGACAAATCCGACTCAACACGTTTGGAAAAGCGTTTCTGAGGAACGTGGAAACGGCACTAACCGCACTAGAAGAGGGCCGAAGAGAAGTCGCCGACCTCGCTGGAATGAAACGTGGGGTCATTTATTTGGCGACATCTACTCTGGATCGCCTTTCGGAACCTTTGGGTGCTTTTCTTTCGCTGTACCCTGAAGTCAACTTTCGTATCACCCAGGCTTCAATGGAAGAAATGGCTGAGCTGATCGAAAACGGTGAAATTGATTTCTGCTTCACGGCGATGCCTATCAAATGTGCAGGAATCCGTGAACAACCTGTGCTAAATGAAGAGGTCTTTCTGGCTGTACCTCCTGGACATCGATTTGCGGAACAGCGTAGCATCTGCCTAAGCGATGTAGCCGATGAACCTTTCATCGCGTACAAGGAGGAGCACCCTTTTCGAAAAATGAACGATGAGTTCTGTCGAAAGGCGGGAATAACGCCAAATGTTGTATGTGAGGTTGAAGAACCTGCCGCTATAGGAAGCCTTGTCCGCGCCGGGCTTGGTGTCGCATTTGTGGGGGCATGCAAAAACAATGAGGAATCGCTGCTTATTAAGCTGCATATCGATAATCCTGTTTGTCAGCGTACGTTCCAAATCGCATGGCTTGAGAAACGCTATCTTTCTGTAGCGGCTCGTACGTTTCGAGAATTTATCGTTCAGTATTTTGCCGAATTACAAATTTCAGTACGATAA